GAGAACAAAGTTCACAGATCGTATCCAAAGTTAAAGAGACCGCAGATGTCGTGATTCAGGATATTCAATCCTGGCGCAATTGCGGTGAAGGGAAAGAAATTCGTATATCGGCAGCCATTGTAGATACCGATATCGATAAAGCAGTTGATGAATCCGGCAATGACATCGTAGCGAAGCTTCCTGCGGATGAGTCCAAGGACGACAACTAAGCAAAGCTTGAGATCAGCAGGCTTTCCTCTATTTAGAGGAGAGCCTGCTTTGTTGCGTGTCCACACATAGATGACGTGGCGCGGATTTAATTTGAACCCCGTGATGAAATCGGGTAAGATGTAGGTA
The window above is part of the Paenibacillus sp. 1781tsa1 genome. Proteins encoded here:
- a CDS encoding YtxH domain-containing protein; this translates as MKDSNKSLLWGALIGSVVGSVTALLLAPKSGRELRQDITEGARQVSEKGQELAGIVGEQSSQIVSKVKETADVVIQDIQSWRNCGEGKEIRISAAIVDTDIDKAVDESGNDIVAKLPADESKDDN